In a single window of the Nilaparvata lugens isolate BPH chromosome 1, ASM1435652v1, whole genome shotgun sequence genome:
- the LOC111056071 gene encoding uncharacterized protein LOC111056071 isoform X2: MQLEWEKKNLPSSINVLCCNGNLNGGVFVAVSKYFVCRYMIYSQDGDKIKLKNLLRTLPVDWSCKPIIVFEAVFEKDIGIVEELIASNNRSSSYEAIFNRVWLPPELHHKIDVIPPENTYLDRLNESHVKKVNETWKYGSKDTEAMVKNTICGNLGIGLFRKEDGKLLAWNTMQHFAGLGMLFTDVEERNKGYARIVTAALAKALVEQNVIPFACISEVNKPSMNVFSKLGFVVADRCTWVIVDAIQK, translated from the exons ATGCAACTGGAGTGGGAGAAGAAAAATCTTCCTTCTTCTATCAATGTTTTGTGCTGCAATGGAAACCTGAATGGAGGCGTGTTTGTCGCTGTTAGCAAATACTTC GTTTGTCGATACATGATCTATTCTCAAGATGGAGACAAAATTAAATTGAAGAACCTCTTGAGGACCTTGCCCGTTGACTGGTCATGTAAAcctattattgtatttgaagctgttttcgagaaagaCATTGGAATTGTTGAGGAGCTGATTGCGTCCAACAATCGTAGCAGTTCGTATGAGGCGATATTCAATAGAGTGTGGCTTCCACCAGAACTGCATCATAAGATAGATGTGAT TCCTCCCGAAAACACATATCTCGATAGGCTAAATGAGAGTCATGTGAAAAAAGTCAATGAAACTTGGAAATATGGTTCGAAGGATACAGAAGCCATGGTCAAGAACACAATATGCGGGAATTTAGGAATTGGATTATTCAGAAAAGAAGACGGCAAGCTGTTGGCGTGGAATACGATGCAGCATTTTGCTGGCCTGGGAATGCTGTTCACAGATGTTGAGGAGAGGAACAAAGGGTATGCGAGGATAGTAACCGCTGCCCTGGCCAAAGCTCTAGTCGAGCAGAATGTCATTCCGTTTGCTTGTATCAGTGAAGTTAACAAGCCATCAATGAACGTATTCTCCAAATTGGGATTTGTTGTTGCTGATCGTTGTACCTGGGTTATTGTAGATGCAATTCAGAAATGA
- the LOC111056071 gene encoding uncharacterized protein LOC111056071 isoform X1 — MECSSKPFNDDSKDDKLEEIDKDLIPQVLEILKQQFPRSIHIYYFIWMQLEWEKKNLPSSINVLCCNGNLNGGVFVAVSKYFVCRYMIYSQDGDKIKLKNLLRTLPVDWSCKPIIVFEAVFEKDIGIVEELIASNNRSSSYEAIFNRVWLPPELHHKIDVIPPENTYLDRLNESHVKKVNETWKYGSKDTEAMVKNTICGNLGIGLFRKEDGKLLAWNTMQHFAGLGMLFTDVEERNKGYARIVTAALAKALVEQNVIPFACISEVNKPSMNVFSKLGFVVADRCTWVIVDAIQK, encoded by the exons ATGGAATGTTCGTCAAAGCCTTTCAATGATGATTCTAAAGACGACAAACTCGAGGAGATTGATAAAGATTTGATTCCTCAAGTATTGGAAATACTCAAGCAACAATTTCCAAGATCAATTCAT aTTTACTACTTCATTTGGATGCAACTGGAGTGGGAGAAGAAAAATCTTCCTTCTTCTATCAATGTTTTGTGCTGCAATGGAAACCTGAATGGAGGCGTGTTTGTCGCTGTTAGCAAATACTTC GTTTGTCGATACATGATCTATTCTCAAGATGGAGACAAAATTAAATTGAAGAACCTCTTGAGGACCTTGCCCGTTGACTGGTCATGTAAAcctattattgtatttgaagctgttttcgagaaagaCATTGGAATTGTTGAGGAGCTGATTGCGTCCAACAATCGTAGCAGTTCGTATGAGGCGATATTCAATAGAGTGTGGCTTCCACCAGAACTGCATCATAAGATAGATGTGAT TCCTCCCGAAAACACATATCTCGATAGGCTAAATGAGAGTCATGTGAAAAAAGTCAATGAAACTTGGAAATATGGTTCGAAGGATACAGAAGCCATGGTCAAGAACACAATATGCGGGAATTTAGGAATTGGATTATTCAGAAAAGAAGACGGCAAGCTGTTGGCGTGGAATACGATGCAGCATTTTGCTGGCCTGGGAATGCTGTTCACAGATGTTGAGGAGAGGAACAAAGGGTATGCGAGGATAGTAACCGCTGCCCTGGCCAAAGCTCTAGTCGAGCAGAATGTCATTCCGTTTGCTTGTATCAGTGAAGTTAACAAGCCATCAATGAACGTATTCTCCAAATTGGGATTTGTTGTTGCTGATCGTTGTACCTGGGTTATTGTAGATGCAATTCAGAAATGA